Proteins from a single region of Rana temporaria chromosome 5, aRanTem1.1, whole genome shotgun sequence:
- the LOC120940527 gene encoding uncharacterized protein LOC120940527: MCLKSHVSRALYTCGGLYKPTALKGFSVKAWYGIVCFPPPFLSLLPQVMKDLIRRLLERAAEDGGEEWLKKCLAEMEAEPALVAEEDGEVAGPSDAFQQPLLPQTPSLPYRCSRTQPPERSLAVSAAREDEVSSLGGTSDTTPQRSSLRIQKKRRTASPSPVRVTMGRGRGRQSPVKGRRDLFSLQVPMEEQTASPVARQTQLDNVTAPQRLEFLSRPASSSQRDDSSASQAGAATSSGSLSSIWIIGHSFVHWAHIRACQRCYSSNLSLPPDSFKIFWKGIRGLRWDNLCHHISILSHSLPYPDILIIHLGGNDIGKYSTLDLIFKIKRDLQHIHLSFPSTRIIFSEMIPRFLWLSFPENRSLEKIRRRVNHSIEKFMPILNSFSYRHTELEGGFSGLYRSDGIHLSDIGLDIFNSDLQNMVEMATVLG, translated from the exons ATGTGTTTGAAATCACATGTTTCCCGGGCTTTGTACACGTGCGGGGGGCTATATAAGCCCACCGCTCTGAAGGGTTTTTCAGTCAAGGCCTGGTACGGCATAgtgtgcttcccccccccctttttatctcTCTTACCTCAGGTCATGAAGGATCTCATCAGGCGACTCCTGGAGCGAGCAGCGGAGGACGGCGGGGAAGAATGGCTGAAGAAGTGCCTGGCGGAGATGGAGGCTGAACCTGCCCTTGTCGCGGAGGAAGATGGAGAAGTTGCGGGTCCGTCGGATGCTTTTCAGCAACCGCTTCTACCTCAGACACCATCTCTCCCTTACAGgtgttccaggacccagccacccGAGCGCTCCCTTGCTGTCTCTGCGGCCCGTGAGGATGAGGTTTCCAGCCTGGGCGGAACTTCCGACACCACCCCTCAACGCAGCAGCCTGCGAATACAGAAGAAGAGGAGGACGGCCTCTCCATCTCCGGTGCGCGTCACGATGGGGAGGGGTAGAGGCCGTCAATCACCAGTGAAGGGAAGGAGGGATCTTTTTTCTTTGCAGGTTCCTATGGAGGAGCAGACAGCGTCACCAGTGGCCAGGCAGACTCAGCTGGACAATGTGACGGCTCCTCAGCGGCTAGAATTCCTTTCTAGGCCGGCTAGCAGCTCACAGAGAGATGACAGCTCAGCGTCCCAAGCTGGAGCAGCGACATCTAGTG GTTCATTATCCTCCATCTGGATCATTGGACATTCATTTGTTCATTGGGCTCACATCCGGGCGTGTCAACGATGTTACTCTTCTAACCTGTCTTTGCCTCCTGactcttttaagattttttggaaAGGTATTCGTGGTTTGCGTTGGGACAATCTTTGTCACCACATTTCTATTTTATCTCACAGTTTACCTTATCCTGATATTTTGATAATCCACCTTGGGGGTAATGACATAGGAAAGTATTCAACTTTAGATTTGATCTTTAAAATTAAGCGCGATTTGCAGCATATTCATTTGTCCTTTCCTAGTACTAGAATAATCTTTTCTGAAATGATTCCGCGTTTTCTCTGGCTATCTTTCCCGGAGAATAGGTCTCTGGAGAAGATTCGGAGGCGTGTTAATCATTCAATTGAGAAATTTATGCCTATATTGAACAGTTTTTCTTATAGGCACACTGAGTTGGAAGGAGGTTTTTCTGGTCTCTATAGGTCTGATGGTATCCACCTATCTGACATAGGTTTGGATATCTTCAATTCGGATCTCCAGAATATGGTAGAAATGGCCACGGTGCTGGGGTAG